The proteins below are encoded in one region of Equus przewalskii isolate Varuska chromosome 1, EquPr2, whole genome shotgun sequence:
- the SHF gene encoding SH2 domain-containing adapter protein F isoform X1, protein MLLSGAPPAGSGPGPRAQGSAGGGPGGSRRGTGGAGAGPGGGSSGGVAKWLREHLGFRGGGGGGGGGKPAPPEPDYRHPAPSPAAPPAPPPDILAAYRLQRERDFEDPYSGGSSGSVALATPAVPGPTPPPRHGSPPHRLIRVETPGPPAPPPEERISGPPASSDRLAILEDYADPFDVQETGEGPAGASGAPEKVPENDGYMEPYEAQKMMAEIRGSKEPAAQPLPLYDTPYEPEEEGATPEGEGAPWPRESRLPEDDERPPEEYDQPWEWKKERISKAFAVDIKVIKDLPWPPPVGQLDSSPSLPDGDRDISGPASPLPEPSLEDGSAQFEGSEKSCLSPGREEKGRLPPRLSTGNPKSAKPLSMEPSSPLGEWTDPALPLENQVWYHGAISRTDAENLLRLCKEASYLVRNSETSKNDFSLSLKSSQGFMHMKLSRTKEHKYVLGQNSPPFSSVPEIVHHYASRKLPIKGAEHMSLLYPVAIRTL, encoded by the exons GCCCCGGGCCGCGGGCGCAGGGGAGCGCGGGGGGCGGCCCAGGGGGATCGCGCCGGGGTACCGGGGGTGCGGGAGCCGGCCCAGGAGGGGGCAGCAGTGGCGGAGTGGCCAAGTGGCTCCGGGAGCACCTGGGCTTCCGCGGGGGGGGCGGCGGCGGAGGTGGGGGCAAGCCGGCACCCCCTGAGCCAGACTACCGCCACCCTGCACCCTCCCCGGCCGCGCCCCCTGCGCCACCCCCGGACATCCTAGCTGCCTACCGGTTGCAGAGGGAGCGCGACTTCGAAGACCCCTACTCCGGGGGGTCGTCCGGCTCCGTTGCCCTAGCTACCCCTGCTGTCCCCGGTCCCACGCCGCCCCCACGCCACGGCTCGCCCCCCCACCGCCTTATTCGGGTCGAGACCCCTGGCCCCCCAGCGCCCCCTCCTGAGGAGCGGATCTCTGGACCTCCGGCCAGCAGCGACAGG TTGGCAATCCTAGAAGACTATGCGGACCCGTTCGATGTTCAGGAGACTGGTGAAGGCCCAGCAGGAGCTTCAGGAGCCCCAGAGAAGGTCCCCGAAAATGATGGTTACATGGAGCCCTATGAGGCACAAAAGATGATGGCCG AGATCCGGGGCTCCAAGGAGCCAGCAGCTCAGCCCCTGCCTCTGTACGACACACCCTAtgagccagaggaggagggggccaCCCCGGAGGGTGAGGGGGCCCCCTGGCCCCGGGAGTCCCGCCTGCCCGAGGATGACGAGAGGCCCCCTGAGGAGTATGACCAGCCCTGGGAGTGGAAGAAGGAGAGGATTTCCAAAGCCTTCGCAG TTGACATTAAGGTCATCAAAGACCTACCTTGGCCTCCGCCTGTGGGACAGCTGgacagcagcccctccctgcccgaCGGGGACAGGGACATCTCCGGTCCAGCCTCACCCCTCCCCGAGCCCAGCCTGGAGGATGGCAGCG CCCAGTTTGAAGGATCTGAGAAGAGCTGCCTGTCACCTGGCCGGGAGGAGAAGGGGCGGCTACCTCCCCGACTCTCTACAGGGAACCCCAAGTCAGCCAAGCCCCTAAGCATGGAGCCCAGCAGCCCCCTGGGGGAGTGGACAGACCCAGCACTGCCTCTGGAAAACCAggt CTGGTACCACGGGGCCATCAGTCGAACAGATGCCGAGAACCTGCTCCGGCTGTGCAAAGAGGCCAGCTACCTGGTGCGCAACAGTGAGACCAGCAAAAATGACTTCTCCTTGTCCCTCAA gaGCAGTCAGGGCTTCATGCACATGAAGCTGTCCCGGACCAAGGAACACAAGTACGTGCTGGGCCAGAACAGCCCGCCCTTCAGCAGCGTCCCTGAAATCGTGCACCACTACGCCAGCCGCAAACTGCCCATTAAGGGGGCCGAGCACATGTCCCTGCTCTACCCCGTGGCCATCCGGACTCTGTAG
- the SHF gene encoding SH2 domain-containing adapter protein F isoform X2: MLLSGAPPAGSGPGPRAQGSAGGGPGGSRRGTGGAGAGPGGGSSGGVAKWLREHLGFRGGGGGGGGGKPAPPEPDYRHPAPSPAAPPAPPPDILAAYRLQRERDFEDPYSGGSSGSVALATPAVPGPTPPPRHGSPPHRLIRVETPGPPAPPPEERISGPPASSDRLAILEDYADPFDVQETGEGPAGASGAPEKVPENDGYMEPYEAQKMMAEIRGSKEPAAQPLPLYDTPYEPEEEGATPEGEGAPWPRESRLPEDDERPPEEYDQPWEWKKERISKAFAAQFEGSEKSCLSPGREEKGRLPPRLSTGNPKSAKPLSMEPSSPLGEWTDPALPLENQVWYHGAISRTDAENLLRLCKEASYLVRNSETSKNDFSLSLKSSQGFMHMKLSRTKEHKYVLGQNSPPFSSVPEIVHHYASRKLPIKGAEHMSLLYPVAIRTL, translated from the exons GCCCCGGGCCGCGGGCGCAGGGGAGCGCGGGGGGCGGCCCAGGGGGATCGCGCCGGGGTACCGGGGGTGCGGGAGCCGGCCCAGGAGGGGGCAGCAGTGGCGGAGTGGCCAAGTGGCTCCGGGAGCACCTGGGCTTCCGCGGGGGGGGCGGCGGCGGAGGTGGGGGCAAGCCGGCACCCCCTGAGCCAGACTACCGCCACCCTGCACCCTCCCCGGCCGCGCCCCCTGCGCCACCCCCGGACATCCTAGCTGCCTACCGGTTGCAGAGGGAGCGCGACTTCGAAGACCCCTACTCCGGGGGGTCGTCCGGCTCCGTTGCCCTAGCTACCCCTGCTGTCCCCGGTCCCACGCCGCCCCCACGCCACGGCTCGCCCCCCCACCGCCTTATTCGGGTCGAGACCCCTGGCCCCCCAGCGCCCCCTCCTGAGGAGCGGATCTCTGGACCTCCGGCCAGCAGCGACAGG TTGGCAATCCTAGAAGACTATGCGGACCCGTTCGATGTTCAGGAGACTGGTGAAGGCCCAGCAGGAGCTTCAGGAGCCCCAGAGAAGGTCCCCGAAAATGATGGTTACATGGAGCCCTATGAGGCACAAAAGATGATGGCCG AGATCCGGGGCTCCAAGGAGCCAGCAGCTCAGCCCCTGCCTCTGTACGACACACCCTAtgagccagaggaggagggggccaCCCCGGAGGGTGAGGGGGCCCCCTGGCCCCGGGAGTCCCGCCTGCCCGAGGATGACGAGAGGCCCCCTGAGGAGTATGACCAGCCCTGGGAGTGGAAGAAGGAGAGGATTTCCAAAGCCTTCGCAG CCCAGTTTGAAGGATCTGAGAAGAGCTGCCTGTCACCTGGCCGGGAGGAGAAGGGGCGGCTACCTCCCCGACTCTCTACAGGGAACCCCAAGTCAGCCAAGCCCCTAAGCATGGAGCCCAGCAGCCCCCTGGGGGAGTGGACAGACCCAGCACTGCCTCTGGAAAACCAggt CTGGTACCACGGGGCCATCAGTCGAACAGATGCCGAGAACCTGCTCCGGCTGTGCAAAGAGGCCAGCTACCTGGTGCGCAACAGTGAGACCAGCAAAAATGACTTCTCCTTGTCCCTCAA gaGCAGTCAGGGCTTCATGCACATGAAGCTGTCCCGGACCAAGGAACACAAGTACGTGCTGGGCCAGAACAGCCCGCCCTTCAGCAGCGTCCCTGAAATCGTGCACCACTACGCCAGCCGCAAACTGCCCATTAAGGGGGCCGAGCACATGTCCCTGCTCTACCCCGTGGCCATCCGGACTCTGTAG
- the SHF gene encoding SH2 domain-containing adapter protein F isoform X4 gives MLLSGAPPAGSGPGPRAQGSAGGGPGGSRRGTGGAGAGPGGGSSGGVAKWLREHLGFRGGGGGGGGGKPAPPEPDYRHPAPSPAAPPAPPPDILAAYRLQRERDFEDPYSGGSSGSVALATPAVPGPTPPPRHGSPPHRLIRVETPGPPAPPPEERISGPPASSDRLAILEDYADPFDVQETGEGPAGASGAPEKVPENDGYMEPYEAQKMMAEIRGSKEPAAQPLPLYDTPYEPEEEGATPEGEGAPWPRESRLPEDDERPPEEYDQPWEWKKERISKAFAAGTTGPSVEQMPRTCSGCAKRPATWCATVRPAKMTSPCPSRAVRASCT, from the exons GCCCCGGGCCGCGGGCGCAGGGGAGCGCGGGGGGCGGCCCAGGGGGATCGCGCCGGGGTACCGGGGGTGCGGGAGCCGGCCCAGGAGGGGGCAGCAGTGGCGGAGTGGCCAAGTGGCTCCGGGAGCACCTGGGCTTCCGCGGGGGGGGCGGCGGCGGAGGTGGGGGCAAGCCGGCACCCCCTGAGCCAGACTACCGCCACCCTGCACCCTCCCCGGCCGCGCCCCCTGCGCCACCCCCGGACATCCTAGCTGCCTACCGGTTGCAGAGGGAGCGCGACTTCGAAGACCCCTACTCCGGGGGGTCGTCCGGCTCCGTTGCCCTAGCTACCCCTGCTGTCCCCGGTCCCACGCCGCCCCCACGCCACGGCTCGCCCCCCCACCGCCTTATTCGGGTCGAGACCCCTGGCCCCCCAGCGCCCCCTCCTGAGGAGCGGATCTCTGGACCTCCGGCCAGCAGCGACAGG TTGGCAATCCTAGAAGACTATGCGGACCCGTTCGATGTTCAGGAGACTGGTGAAGGCCCAGCAGGAGCTTCAGGAGCCCCAGAGAAGGTCCCCGAAAATGATGGTTACATGGAGCCCTATGAGGCACAAAAGATGATGGCCG AGATCCGGGGCTCCAAGGAGCCAGCAGCTCAGCCCCTGCCTCTGTACGACACACCCTAtgagccagaggaggagggggccaCCCCGGAGGGTGAGGGGGCCCCCTGGCCCCGGGAGTCCCGCCTGCCCGAGGATGACGAGAGGCCCCCTGAGGAGTATGACCAGCCCTGGGAGTGGAAGAAGGAGAGGATTTCCAAAGCCTTCGCAG CTGGTACCACGGGGCCATCAGTCGAACAGATGCCGAGAACCTGCTCCGGCTGTGCAAAGAGGCCAGCTACCTGGTGCGCAACAGTGAGACCAGCAAAAATGACTTCTCCTTGTCCCTCAA gaGCAGTCAGGGCTTCATGCACATGA
- the SHF gene encoding SH2 domain-containing adapter protein F isoform X6, producing MLLSGAPPAGSGPGPRAQGSAGGGPGGSRRGTGGAGAGPGGGSSGGVAKWLREHLGFRGGGGGGGGGKPAPPEPDYRHPAPSPAAPPAPPPDILAAYRLQRERDFEDPYSGGSSGSVALATPAVPGPTPPPRHGSPPHRLIRVETPGPPAPPPEERISGPPASSDRLAILEDYADPFDVQETGEGPAGASGAPEKVPENDGYMEPYEAQKMMAEIRGSKEPAAQPLPLYDTPYEPEEEGATPEGEGAPWPRESRLPEDDERPPEEYDQPWEWKKERISKAFAGAVRASCT from the exons GCCCCGGGCCGCGGGCGCAGGGGAGCGCGGGGGGCGGCCCAGGGGGATCGCGCCGGGGTACCGGGGGTGCGGGAGCCGGCCCAGGAGGGGGCAGCAGTGGCGGAGTGGCCAAGTGGCTCCGGGAGCACCTGGGCTTCCGCGGGGGGGGCGGCGGCGGAGGTGGGGGCAAGCCGGCACCCCCTGAGCCAGACTACCGCCACCCTGCACCCTCCCCGGCCGCGCCCCCTGCGCCACCCCCGGACATCCTAGCTGCCTACCGGTTGCAGAGGGAGCGCGACTTCGAAGACCCCTACTCCGGGGGGTCGTCCGGCTCCGTTGCCCTAGCTACCCCTGCTGTCCCCGGTCCCACGCCGCCCCCACGCCACGGCTCGCCCCCCCACCGCCTTATTCGGGTCGAGACCCCTGGCCCCCCAGCGCCCCCTCCTGAGGAGCGGATCTCTGGACCTCCGGCCAGCAGCGACAGG TTGGCAATCCTAGAAGACTATGCGGACCCGTTCGATGTTCAGGAGACTGGTGAAGGCCCAGCAGGAGCTTCAGGAGCCCCAGAGAAGGTCCCCGAAAATGATGGTTACATGGAGCCCTATGAGGCACAAAAGATGATGGCCG AGATCCGGGGCTCCAAGGAGCCAGCAGCTCAGCCCCTGCCTCTGTACGACACACCCTAtgagccagaggaggagggggccaCCCCGGAGGGTGAGGGGGCCCCCTGGCCCCGGGAGTCCCGCCTGCCCGAGGATGACGAGAGGCCCCCTGAGGAGTATGACCAGCCCTGGGAGTGGAAGAAGGAGAGGATTTCCAAAGCCTTCGCAG gaGCAGTCAGGGCTTCATGCACATGA
- the SHF gene encoding SH2 domain-containing adapter protein F isoform X3 has translation MWVRVCAVRAFGWEELAILEDYADPFDVQETGEGPAGASGAPEKVPENDGYMEPYEAQKMMAEIRGSKEPAAQPLPLYDTPYEPEEEGATPEGEGAPWPRESRLPEDDERPPEEYDQPWEWKKERISKAFAVDIKVIKDLPWPPPVGQLDSSPSLPDGDRDISGPASPLPEPSLEDGSAQFEGSEKSCLSPGREEKGRLPPRLSTGNPKSAKPLSMEPSSPLGEWTDPALPLENQVWYHGAISRTDAENLLRLCKEASYLVRNSETSKNDFSLSLKSSQGFMHMKLSRTKEHKYVLGQNSPPFSSVPEIVHHYASRKLPIKGAEHMSLLYPVAIRTL, from the exons TTGGCAATCCTAGAAGACTATGCGGACCCGTTCGATGTTCAGGAGACTGGTGAAGGCCCAGCAGGAGCTTCAGGAGCCCCAGAGAAGGTCCCCGAAAATGATGGTTACATGGAGCCCTATGAGGCACAAAAGATGATGGCCG AGATCCGGGGCTCCAAGGAGCCAGCAGCTCAGCCCCTGCCTCTGTACGACACACCCTAtgagccagaggaggagggggccaCCCCGGAGGGTGAGGGGGCCCCCTGGCCCCGGGAGTCCCGCCTGCCCGAGGATGACGAGAGGCCCCCTGAGGAGTATGACCAGCCCTGGGAGTGGAAGAAGGAGAGGATTTCCAAAGCCTTCGCAG TTGACATTAAGGTCATCAAAGACCTACCTTGGCCTCCGCCTGTGGGACAGCTGgacagcagcccctccctgcccgaCGGGGACAGGGACATCTCCGGTCCAGCCTCACCCCTCCCCGAGCCCAGCCTGGAGGATGGCAGCG CCCAGTTTGAAGGATCTGAGAAGAGCTGCCTGTCACCTGGCCGGGAGGAGAAGGGGCGGCTACCTCCCCGACTCTCTACAGGGAACCCCAAGTCAGCCAAGCCCCTAAGCATGGAGCCCAGCAGCCCCCTGGGGGAGTGGACAGACCCAGCACTGCCTCTGGAAAACCAggt CTGGTACCACGGGGCCATCAGTCGAACAGATGCCGAGAACCTGCTCCGGCTGTGCAAAGAGGCCAGCTACCTGGTGCGCAACAGTGAGACCAGCAAAAATGACTTCTCCTTGTCCCTCAA gaGCAGTCAGGGCTTCATGCACATGAAGCTGTCCCGGACCAAGGAACACAAGTACGTGCTGGGCCAGAACAGCCCGCCCTTCAGCAGCGTCCCTGAAATCGTGCACCACTACGCCAGCCGCAAACTGCCCATTAAGGGGGCCGAGCACATGTCCCTGCTCTACCCCGTGGCCATCCGGACTCTGTAG
- the SHF gene encoding SH2 domain-containing adapter protein F isoform X5: MWVRVCAVRAFGWEELAILEDYADPFDVQETGEGPAGASGAPEKVPENDGYMEPYEAQKMMAEIRGSKEPAAQPLPLYDTPYEPEEEGATPEGEGAPWPRESRLPEDDERPPEEYDQPWEWKKERISKAFAAQFEGSEKSCLSPGREEKGRLPPRLSTGNPKSAKPLSMEPSSPLGEWTDPALPLENQVWYHGAISRTDAENLLRLCKEASYLVRNSETSKNDFSLSLKSSQGFMHMKLSRTKEHKYVLGQNSPPFSSVPEIVHHYASRKLPIKGAEHMSLLYPVAIRTL; the protein is encoded by the exons TTGGCAATCCTAGAAGACTATGCGGACCCGTTCGATGTTCAGGAGACTGGTGAAGGCCCAGCAGGAGCTTCAGGAGCCCCAGAGAAGGTCCCCGAAAATGATGGTTACATGGAGCCCTATGAGGCACAAAAGATGATGGCCG AGATCCGGGGCTCCAAGGAGCCAGCAGCTCAGCCCCTGCCTCTGTACGACACACCCTAtgagccagaggaggagggggccaCCCCGGAGGGTGAGGGGGCCCCCTGGCCCCGGGAGTCCCGCCTGCCCGAGGATGACGAGAGGCCCCCTGAGGAGTATGACCAGCCCTGGGAGTGGAAGAAGGAGAGGATTTCCAAAGCCTTCGCAG CCCAGTTTGAAGGATCTGAGAAGAGCTGCCTGTCACCTGGCCGGGAGGAGAAGGGGCGGCTACCTCCCCGACTCTCTACAGGGAACCCCAAGTCAGCCAAGCCCCTAAGCATGGAGCCCAGCAGCCCCCTGGGGGAGTGGACAGACCCAGCACTGCCTCTGGAAAACCAggt CTGGTACCACGGGGCCATCAGTCGAACAGATGCCGAGAACCTGCTCCGGCTGTGCAAAGAGGCCAGCTACCTGGTGCGCAACAGTGAGACCAGCAAAAATGACTTCTCCTTGTCCCTCAA gaGCAGTCAGGGCTTCATGCACATGAAGCTGTCCCGGACCAAGGAACACAAGTACGTGCTGGGCCAGAACAGCCCGCCCTTCAGCAGCGTCCCTGAAATCGTGCACCACTACGCCAGCCGCAAACTGCCCATTAAGGGGGCCGAGCACATGTCCCTGCTCTACCCCGTGGCCATCCGGACTCTGTAG
- the SHF gene encoding SH2 domain-containing adapter protein F isoform X9 — translation MWVRVCAVRAFGWEELAILEDYADPFDVQETGEGPAGASGAPEKVPENDGYMEPYEAQKMMAEIRGSKEPAAQPLPLYDTPYEPEEEGATPEGEGAPWPRESRLPEDDERPPEEYDQPWEWKKERISKAFAAGTTGPSVEQMPRTCSGCAKRPATWCATVRPAKMTSPCPSRAVRASCT, via the exons TTGGCAATCCTAGAAGACTATGCGGACCCGTTCGATGTTCAGGAGACTGGTGAAGGCCCAGCAGGAGCTTCAGGAGCCCCAGAGAAGGTCCCCGAAAATGATGGTTACATGGAGCCCTATGAGGCACAAAAGATGATGGCCG AGATCCGGGGCTCCAAGGAGCCAGCAGCTCAGCCCCTGCCTCTGTACGACACACCCTAtgagccagaggaggagggggccaCCCCGGAGGGTGAGGGGGCCCCCTGGCCCCGGGAGTCCCGCCTGCCCGAGGATGACGAGAGGCCCCCTGAGGAGTATGACCAGCCCTGGGAGTGGAAGAAGGAGAGGATTTCCAAAGCCTTCGCAG CTGGTACCACGGGGCCATCAGTCGAACAGATGCCGAGAACCTGCTCCGGCTGTGCAAAGAGGCCAGCTACCTGGTGCGCAACAGTGAGACCAGCAAAAATGACTTCTCCTTGTCCCTCAA gaGCAGTCAGGGCTTCATGCACATGA
- the SHF gene encoding SH2 domain-containing adapter protein F isoform X7 — protein sequence MEPYEAQKMMAEIRGSKEPAAQPLPLYDTPYEPEEEGATPEGEGAPWPRESRLPEDDERPPEEYDQPWEWKKERISKAFAVDIKVIKDLPWPPPVGQLDSSPSLPDGDRDISGPASPLPEPSLEDGSAQFEGSEKSCLSPGREEKGRLPPRLSTGNPKSAKPLSMEPSSPLGEWTDPALPLENQVWYHGAISRTDAENLLRLCKEASYLVRNSETSKNDFSLSLKSSQGFMHMKLSRTKEHKYVLGQNSPPFSSVPEIVHHYASRKLPIKGAEHMSLLYPVAIRTL from the exons ATGGAGCCCTATGAGGCACAAAAGATGATGGCCG AGATCCGGGGCTCCAAGGAGCCAGCAGCTCAGCCCCTGCCTCTGTACGACACACCCTAtgagccagaggaggagggggccaCCCCGGAGGGTGAGGGGGCCCCCTGGCCCCGGGAGTCCCGCCTGCCCGAGGATGACGAGAGGCCCCCTGAGGAGTATGACCAGCCCTGGGAGTGGAAGAAGGAGAGGATTTCCAAAGCCTTCGCAG TTGACATTAAGGTCATCAAAGACCTACCTTGGCCTCCGCCTGTGGGACAGCTGgacagcagcccctccctgcccgaCGGGGACAGGGACATCTCCGGTCCAGCCTCACCCCTCCCCGAGCCCAGCCTGGAGGATGGCAGCG CCCAGTTTGAAGGATCTGAGAAGAGCTGCCTGTCACCTGGCCGGGAGGAGAAGGGGCGGCTACCTCCCCGACTCTCTACAGGGAACCCCAAGTCAGCCAAGCCCCTAAGCATGGAGCCCAGCAGCCCCCTGGGGGAGTGGACAGACCCAGCACTGCCTCTGGAAAACCAggt CTGGTACCACGGGGCCATCAGTCGAACAGATGCCGAGAACCTGCTCCGGCTGTGCAAAGAGGCCAGCTACCTGGTGCGCAACAGTGAGACCAGCAAAAATGACTTCTCCTTGTCCCTCAA gaGCAGTCAGGGCTTCATGCACATGAAGCTGTCCCGGACCAAGGAACACAAGTACGTGCTGGGCCAGAACAGCCCGCCCTTCAGCAGCGTCCCTGAAATCGTGCACCACTACGCCAGCCGCAAACTGCCCATTAAGGGGGCCGAGCACATGTCCCTGCTCTACCCCGTGGCCATCCGGACTCTGTAG
- the SHF gene encoding SH2 domain-containing adapter protein F isoform X8, with protein sequence MEPYEAQKMMAEIRGSKEPAAQPLPLYDTPYEPEEEGATPEGEGAPWPRESRLPEDDERPPEEYDQPWEWKKERISKAFAAQFEGSEKSCLSPGREEKGRLPPRLSTGNPKSAKPLSMEPSSPLGEWTDPALPLENQVWYHGAISRTDAENLLRLCKEASYLVRNSETSKNDFSLSLKSSQGFMHMKLSRTKEHKYVLGQNSPPFSSVPEIVHHYASRKLPIKGAEHMSLLYPVAIRTL encoded by the exons ATGGAGCCCTATGAGGCACAAAAGATGATGGCCG AGATCCGGGGCTCCAAGGAGCCAGCAGCTCAGCCCCTGCCTCTGTACGACACACCCTAtgagccagaggaggagggggccaCCCCGGAGGGTGAGGGGGCCCCCTGGCCCCGGGAGTCCCGCCTGCCCGAGGATGACGAGAGGCCCCCTGAGGAGTATGACCAGCCCTGGGAGTGGAAGAAGGAGAGGATTTCCAAAGCCTTCGCAG CCCAGTTTGAAGGATCTGAGAAGAGCTGCCTGTCACCTGGCCGGGAGGAGAAGGGGCGGCTACCTCCCCGACTCTCTACAGGGAACCCCAAGTCAGCCAAGCCCCTAAGCATGGAGCCCAGCAGCCCCCTGGGGGAGTGGACAGACCCAGCACTGCCTCTGGAAAACCAggt CTGGTACCACGGGGCCATCAGTCGAACAGATGCCGAGAACCTGCTCCGGCTGTGCAAAGAGGCCAGCTACCTGGTGCGCAACAGTGAGACCAGCAAAAATGACTTCTCCTTGTCCCTCAA gaGCAGTCAGGGCTTCATGCACATGAAGCTGTCCCGGACCAAGGAACACAAGTACGTGCTGGGCCAGAACAGCCCGCCCTTCAGCAGCGTCCCTGAAATCGTGCACCACTACGCCAGCCGCAAACTGCCCATTAAGGGGGCCGAGCACATGTCCCTGCTCTACCCCGTGGCCATCCGGACTCTGTAG